Genomic segment of Primulina tabacum isolate GXHZ01 chromosome 11, ASM2559414v2, whole genome shotgun sequence:
ATGAATGAAAGAAAGTAGTGCTTATCAAATCACCCCTTCTCCCTCTGTTACTAATTTCACAGGGAGAAGCAGTGAGCAGTATCCTCGTTAATTTAAAGGTATCACCTCAACATATTGAAGTCAACCTTTCTGAGCTTAAAGGTTATGAAAAGCATGTCATTGCTGAACTTATCCAAGAAAAAAACCAGAAGCTGCCTATCACAACTTTGCAACACGGTCGTGAGAACTGTAAAGGtattgaattattttatgtCAATATAATCATATTCTCTCAAAGATTAATCCAACATATCATATTGTGCATATAACTGTTGCAGCAATAATTATAAATGACGCAGACAAGTTATCTACTGATGCCTCGTCATATATCAAGTGGATGTTAGAGAAGTTCAAAGGATGCAACAAGGTATTCTTTTGCTGCCGAGATTCTGCAAAGCTCTATCCCCTAAAGCCAAACTGCACATTGGTTCAACTCCTCGAACCTTCTAATGAAGAGGTAGCTTCTTGTTCTTTAAAAATCCCAGATTCCCCATTAGACTCATAAATTAGAGGGTTCGAAGTCTTTCATCTTACAATTCCCTGTCTATTCCAGATTCTTGCAGTTCTGGCATTTATAGCGAAACAAGAAGGGATACAGTTACCTCAAAAGTTAGCGAACCAGATGGCTAAAAATTCCAAGAACAACCTAAGACAAGCTATACGCTCATTTGAAGCTACTTGTCAATTCAAGTATGTCAGCGATGTGCACAACACATTTCAATCACAGTTTTCTCCATTTGACATCGCACAAATTAATCTAGAATCTAGTTGCACATTCCATACCTTATGCCTTCGATGATATAGTCGCAGTTCTTCCTTGAAGGAAGATCAAGATATTAAAACTGGTTGGGAAGATAAAATCGCTGATATTGCTCAAAATGTTATAGAAGAGCAAAGTCCAAAGCAGTAAGTATCATTACATATATTAAACAACTGATCCAATCTGAGGATTCCTAAATCTAACAGTAAGAGTCGATCTGTTTCTCCGTAGGCTCTATAATATCCGAGGAGAACTTCAAAATCTGATAGAGCATAACGTAGATCCTGAGTACTTGTTCCAAGTAAGgagaatatatgttttatttaccataaataatttaaataatattaacttATCTCTTGTTATGCAGAATATAGTGGAAGAACTTAAAAAGAATCTTCCTGATCAGTTAGAGGAACAATTTGACAATCTATACAATGATTATCAGGTAAATCCTTGCTGAATCAATTAGTTTTCTCTTCGCACGATCCTATATCTTGCGTGTCATAATATAGATATCATAGAATGACTGGCTAACCAGATTTCTAATTGCCAGAAAAATCAAGCTGTTAAAAAGTACCTGACCCCACAAAACCTTCAAGAAGTGGAAGGTAAGAGGCATAA
This window contains:
- the LOC142519829 gene encoding replication factor C subunit 3-like, coding for MHFTCTAQASRCTKGEAVSSILVNLKVSPQHIEVNLSELKGYEKHVIAELIQEKNQKLPITTLQHGRENCKAIIINDADKLSTDASSYIKWMLEKFKGCNKVFFCCRDSAKLYPLKPNCTLVQLLEPSNEEILAVLAFIAKQEGIQLPQKLANQMAKNSKNNLRQAIRSFEATCQFNRSSSLKEDQDIKTGWEDKIADIAQNVIEEQSPKQLYNIRGELQNLIEHNVDPEYLFQNIVEELKKNLPDQLEEQFDNLYNDYQKNQAVKKYLTPQNLQEVEGKRHNDPRKNVQQFMRIEGIKETITLIVIDENQRGGGEEGTVKRKLELDCPLT